In Liquorilactobacillus hordei DSM 19519, the following proteins share a genomic window:
- a CDS encoding MDR family MFS transporter has translation MSKGVKVISFVGLTIAMFMGTLDSTIVNIALPKIMSHFDTSITSVSWVSTIYTLTLAVFMITGSKIADRYGRKKIMLLGLALFGIFSAACMISHSLIELVTFRFFQGIGGAIITPIVLPMGIEIFGKKNTAKIASIVGAVTALAAASGPPIGGIILEYASWREVFGINIPLTIISFIIISIWVTESYDETLAGKIDILGTILLTLGLSTLTFGMLEGRQYGWNSILILSCLAGGFISLVIFILVEHKIKNPLLELDLSREITLTASSLVYFITGFALICPMLIFNYFLQDVLNYSALTSALIIMPISLTIVIAMPLGTKLFEKVGAIPVTLSGLIIMAASLFLLSFIKVDTPKQIMVVFIILNGIGFGLSCVSLVASVKYLPQNKSGIGSGIVNAARQIGTCLGVAILVTVLDANVTSAKNEIKLNSLQFIDKQQPSTKVKTTVHTELAKMFADTSSTTIATKNRQKKLKEKLIDAAKSTKELPIPKPNSNYGKLYQAELKINEATVTTTKRSVALNDELNTISKKNIELTPFVLNSAKLNATTTIVSKKQQQVLTSIKLLSQKQALIKVFNNIRHEKQQKLSNAFGHTYILGSLLVLISSPIALWTDRRKKAVQSRKV, from the coding sequence ATGTCAAAAGGTGTCAAAGTTATAAGTTTTGTTGGTTTAACAATTGCAATGTTTATGGGAACATTAGACAGTACGATTGTAAATATTGCCTTGCCTAAAATCATGTCCCATTTCGATACGAGCATTACCAGTGTTAGCTGGGTTTCAACTATCTATACGCTCACTCTCGCAGTTTTTATGATTACTGGATCAAAAATTGCGGATCGCTATGGAAGAAAAAAAATAATGCTGCTAGGTTTAGCATTATTTGGTATTTTTTCTGCAGCGTGTATGATTTCACATTCTTTAATAGAATTAGTTACCTTTCGTTTTTTTCAAGGCATTGGTGGTGCTATTATTACTCCGATTGTTTTACCTATGGGTATTGAAATTTTCGGGAAAAAGAATACGGCTAAGATTGCTAGTATTGTTGGAGCTGTGACTGCCTTAGCTGCTGCGAGTGGACCACCAATCGGAGGAATAATTCTTGAATATGCTTCGTGGCGTGAAGTTTTTGGGATTAATATCCCTCTAACCATTATTTCTTTTATCATCATTTCAATTTGGGTAACTGAGTCTTATGACGAAACATTAGCAGGTAAAATTGATATATTGGGAACCATTCTTCTGACACTTGGTTTAAGTACACTAACCTTTGGTATGTTAGAAGGAAGGCAGTATGGATGGAATTCGATTTTAATATTAAGTTGTCTAGCTGGTGGCTTTATTTCACTCGTTATTTTTATTCTTGTAGAACACAAAATAAAAAATCCACTCTTAGAATTAGACTTATCTCGAGAAATAACACTGACTGCTTCCAGTCTCGTTTATTTCATCACGGGTTTTGCCTTGATCTGTCCAATGTTGATTTTTAATTATTTTTTACAAGATGTCTTGAATTATTCCGCGTTAACTTCAGCACTAATAATTATGCCTATTTCATTAACTATCGTAATAGCGATGCCTCTAGGAACTAAATTATTTGAAAAAGTAGGAGCAATTCCTGTTACTTTATCAGGACTAATCATCATGGCAGCTAGCCTATTTTTATTATCATTTATTAAGGTTGATACTCCTAAACAAATAATGGTTGTCTTCATAATTTTAAATGGTATTGGCTTTGGACTCTCTTGCGTATCCCTGGTGGCTTCCGTAAAATATCTACCTCAAAATAAGAGTGGAATTGGTTCAGGAATTGTAAATGCTGCACGTCAAATTGGAACCTGCCTAGGAGTTGCAATTCTAGTAACCGTATTAGATGCAAATGTGACTTCCGCTAAAAATGAGATTAAGCTCAATTCACTTCAATTCATAGATAAACAACAACCATCAACAAAGGTGAAAACAACTGTACACACTGAATTAGCCAAAATGTTTGCCGATACAAGTTCAACAACAATTGCTACTAAAAATAGGCAAAAAAAGTTGAAAGAAAAGCTTATAGATGCAGCTAAATCAACAAAAGAATTGCCTATACCTAAACCTAATTCAAACTATGGAAAATTATATCAAGCTGAATTAAAAATTAATGAAGCAACAGTTACAACTACTAAAAGATCGGTTGCACTAAATGATGAATTAAATACCATTAGTAAAAAGAACATTGAGCTTACTCCATTTGTTTTAAACTCCGCAAAGCTTAATGCAACAACAACTATAGTATCAAAAAAGCAGCAACAGGTTTTAACCTCAATAAAGTTATTATCCCAGAAGCAAGCTTTAATTAAAGTATTTAATAATATCAGGCACGAAAAACAACAAAAACTTAGTAATGCGTTTGGTCATACCTATATTTTAGGTTCCTTACTTGTTTTAATTTCATCTCCCATTGCACTATGGACAGATCGAAGAAAAAAAGCAGTACAAAGTCGGAAGGTTTGA
- a CDS encoding TetR/AcrR family transcriptional regulator, whose product MSGKERMIEQSKQWLSESLIELMKSEDFQDISITEIAQQAELSRKTFYHSFKNKEALVNYFCDKLFDSYFQRLMKQVPSPGVTMLDNTLDIFLNFWWEQKDIIRLLINQGLFDHMNEIWQQKAIPRYNEFAAPWHVNGSAKNVAYVMAFQLGGFTNILRVWLSQDEPESPTEIKKIMIGAIQQLADSIK is encoded by the coding sequence ATGAGTGGGAAGGAAAGAATGATCGAACAATCAAAACAATGGTTAAGTGAGTCATTAATTGAATTGATGAAATCTGAAGATTTTCAGGATATTTCAATCACTGAGATTGCGCAGCAAGCTGAACTATCACGAAAAACTTTTTATCACTCCTTCAAAAATAAAGAAGCATTGGTCAATTATTTTTGTGACAAATTATTTGACTCGTACTTCCAACGATTAATGAAGCAGGTCCCAAGTCCGGGAGTCACAATGCTCGATAATACATTAGACATATTTTTAAATTTCTGGTGGGAGCAAAAAGATATTATTAGACTGTTGATTAATCAAGGCCTTTTTGATCATATGAATGAAATTTGGCAGCAAAAGGCAATTCCAAGATATAATGAGTTTGCTGCTCCTTGGCATGTAAATGGCAGTGCAAAAAATGTGGCGTATGTAATGGCATTTCAACTAGGCGGGTTTACTAATATTTTGCGAGTATGGTTGAGTCAAGACGAGCCTGAATCACCAACTGAAATTAAGAAGATCATGATAGGTGCAATTCAGCAATTAGCAGATAGTATTAAGTAA
- a CDS encoding nucleoside 2-deoxyribosyltransferase: MYDTNLKKFYIAGSFRYVSLINELSARLESLGFTRTYDWTKNGKADSFEKLSKIANKEYKGIRDCDFLIFLFPGGKGANVEFGIATALKKKIYLLDLTNEIQDFEKTSTFYYLDNVYRFAGNVDDFPKFIEVQEVKVD, from the coding sequence ATGTACGATACCAATCTCAAAAAATTTTATATCGCGGGTTCTTTTAGGTATGTTTCGCTGATAAATGAGTTGTCTGCTAGATTAGAAAGTTTAGGTTTTACTAGAACTTATGACTGGACAAAAAATGGAAAAGCAGATAGTTTTGAGAAACTTTCGAAGATTGCCAACAAAGAATATAAAGGTATAAGGGACTGTGACTTTTTAATTTTTTTATTTCCAGGAGGAAAGGGTGCAAATGTTGAATTTGGGATTGCTACAGCCCTCAAAAAGAAAATTTATTTATTAGACTTAACTAATGAAATTCAAGACTTTGAGAAAACCAGCACATTTTATTATTTAGATAATGTTTATCGTTTTGCAGGTAATGTTGATGATTTTCCAAAATTTATTGAAGTGCAAGAAGTAAAAGTTGACTAA
- a CDS encoding VanZ family protein translates to MLVNYRFYLPVITITPIKIGIFFLMCALIYWSHTSFPKINKRNLLKSLFTFYLFCVAQLTISINIYTPRTYIEMLRSANGFGYFEAIEWHPLEMYKTIYTAASQYTIVGNLVMLIPLTLFISLLWEDKATFKKMFTISFLTSLTIETSQLLLSYIYLEHRLFDLNDLLQNTLGGLIGFVIFIGIRKIVPNLVSQRKLTAKI, encoded by the coding sequence ATGTTAGTTAATTATCGATTTTACTTACCTGTTATAACAATTACACCTATCAAAATAGGGATATTTTTTCTAATGTGTGCTCTTATTTATTGGTCACATACTTCATTTCCTAAGATAAATAAGCGTAATCTTTTAAAGAGTTTATTTACTTTCTATCTGTTTTGTGTGGCACAGTTAACCATCAGTATTAATATATATACACCTCGAACATACATTGAGATGCTGCGTTCGGCTAATGGGTTTGGATATTTTGAGGCTATTGAATGGCATCCACTGGAAATGTATAAAACAATCTACACGGCTGCTTCACAATATACGATTGTTGGAAATTTGGTAATGCTTATCCCATTAACATTATTTATTTCACTTCTATGGGAAGATAAAGCAACCTTCAAGAAAATGTTTACTATTTCGTTTTTAACTTCGCTAACTATTGAAACTTCACAATTATTGTTATCTTATATTTATCTGGAACATCGTCTTTTTGATCTCAACGATTTATTACAAAATACGTTAGGCGGATTGATTGGTTTTGTTATTTTTATTGGTATACGAAAAATAGTTCCAAATCTTGTTAGTCAAAGAAAATTGACGGCGAAAATATAG
- a CDS encoding TetR/AcrR family transcriptional regulator: MNSAKPTKETLSKAYILNITLKLIDQSGLQKFSMRRLGQDMNVSPMAVYRYFPNQGALFDGLVEWIWQTALLEKKNSIYNDWQEQIIVIMSHLRETLLKHPNALPLISTHPLVTKSEFMLVENILVKLKENGLVIKPTTVFLINSLTAYTLGFVWAEAIEPEQGGQVNSSLMKDLQNESQLLSNLLASLQDKQFTSEEQFLMGIKALLAGWR; this comes from the coding sequence ATGAATTCTGCCAAACCTACGAAAGAAACACTTAGCAAGGCTTACATCTTAAACATTACACTTAAGCTTATAGATCAATCGGGGCTTCAAAAGTTTTCGATGCGCAGATTAGGACAAGATATGAATGTCTCACCAATGGCTGTTTATCGTTATTTTCCTAATCAGGGTGCCCTTTTTGATGGCTTGGTTGAATGGATTTGGCAAACTGCTTTATTGGAAAAAAAGAATTCGATTTACAACGATTGGCAAGAACAAATTATCGTTATCATGAGTCATTTACGCGAAACACTGCTAAAACATCCCAATGCGCTACCTTTGATTTCAACTCATCCCTTAGTAACTAAATCAGAATTTATGTTAGTAGAAAATATTTTGGTTAAATTAAAAGAAAATGGTTTAGTTATTAAGCCAACAACTGTTTTTTTGATTAATTCATTAACTGCATATACCCTAGGATTTGTTTGGGCAGAAGCGATTGAACCCGAGCAAGGTGGTCAAGTCAATTCTTCCTTGATGAAGGACTTGCAAAATGAATCACAGCTACTGTCCAATCTTCTAGCATCACTCCAAGATAAACAATTTACTAGTGAAGAACAATTCTTAATGGGAATTAAAGCCCTTTTAGCTGGTTGGAGATAA
- a CDS encoding ABC transporter permease, with amino-acid sequence MKIKQLFAVIKLNSHLQFADPTVQFIMILVPLIMAPFMLPAAKIQLNAEGYIHTNGAEQVIPGLTILFSFFSIQLIIQMFFDETIWNTWDRQQISATSLTEIITGKAVVAYLIQVFQLGTVILISVLVFKFRINGNWFAFVMIIISFAATLTFFGIMLVSWSKSSAIALSLSNLLGILMAGLGGSLSPVTSFPRWAKVLARIDPAYWGLLAIKKISLDHGNFATIVPHLSILWSMTLIFCLLSLIGFHFQPLKEGNN; translated from the coding sequence ATGAAAATTAAGCAGTTGTTTGCAGTAATAAAATTAAATAGTCATTTGCAATTTGCAGATCCTACGGTACAATTTATTATGATTCTTGTTCCACTAATTATGGCCCCCTTTATGTTACCAGCGGCAAAAATACAGTTAAACGCTGAAGGATATATCCACACTAATGGCGCTGAGCAAGTTATTCCAGGGCTGACAATTCTCTTTTCGTTCTTTTCAATCCAACTAATAATTCAAATGTTCTTTGATGAAACTATTTGGAATACATGGGACAGACAACAAATTTCAGCTACTTCTTTAACGGAAATAATAACTGGAAAGGCCGTTGTAGCATATTTAATTCAAGTTTTCCAACTCGGCACGGTAATTCTTATCAGCGTCCTAGTCTTTAAATTCCGAATTAATGGGAATTGGTTTGCTTTTGTCATGATTATTATTTCATTTGCTGCAACGCTGACTTTTTTTGGAATTATGCTTGTCAGTTGGTCAAAATCCTCTGCCATTGCACTATCTTTATCTAATTTACTAGGTATTTTAATGGCTGGATTGGGTGGAAGTCTGTCACCAGTTACTTCATTTCCTCGATGGGCAAAAGTTTTGGCTCGAATTGATCCCGCCTACTGGGGACTTTTGGCTATCAAGAAAATTAGCTTGGATCATGGTAATTTTGCTACAATTGTTCCGCATCTAAGTATTCTATGGTCCATGACACTTATTTTTTGTTTATTATCACTAATTGGATTTCATTTTCAACCATTGAAAGAAGGAAATAACTAG
- a CDS encoding ABC transporter ATP-binding protein: MTTAIKLTKICKEFNQHPVLKNIDLEIKKGEIIGLLGPNGAGKSTLIKIMTGLLLPDNGEVEILEKSLLKNKHSLRKYLGIAPQELGIYPQLTIKQNLQNFGAINGLSSAQIEEKYLYVSSIFNLNDLKNKKAADLSGGQKRRLHSAIALMSHAKIIFLDEPTVGADVNSRNQIIHAIKMLSKQGMNFIYTTHYLQEMEALNAKIIFLNNGAIQATGSLEEILQIYARPSLELYFEKAIPSLKGWKKEDNHLKLTNLNSNKQCITILKELLNNPQINQTPLMNIKIIKADLESAYQTLLEKSISNEN, from the coding sequence ATGACAACTGCAATTAAGTTAACTAAAATTTGTAAAGAATTTAATCAACATCCTGTTTTAAAAAATATCGACCTGGAAATTAAAAAGGGAGAAATTATTGGTTTATTGGGACCAAATGGCGCAGGAAAATCAACACTCATCAAAATTATGACTGGTTTGCTCTTACCAGATAATGGTGAGGTTGAAATATTGGAGAAATCGTTACTTAAGAATAAGCATAGCTTAAGAAAATATCTTGGAATTGCTCCACAAGAATTAGGAATTTACCCACAATTAACCATCAAACAAAATTTACAAAATTTTGGTGCCATTAATGGTTTATCATCTGCACAAATTGAAGAAAAATATCTGTATGTCTCCTCAATCTTCAATTTAAACGATTTAAAAAACAAAAAAGCAGCTGACTTGAGCGGTGGTCAAAAAAGACGTCTCCATTCTGCAATTGCTCTAATGAGTCATGCAAAAATTATTTTTCTTGACGAACCAACCGTTGGTGCAGATGTTAATTCGCGCAATCAAATTATTCATGCAATTAAAATGTTAAGTAAGCAAGGTATGAATTTTATTTATACCACCCACTATCTACAAGAGATGGAAGCACTTAATGCAAAAATTATTTTTCTTAATAATGGTGCAATTCAAGCTACTGGAAGTTTAGAGGAAATTCTGCAAATTTATGCAAGGCCATCATTAGAGCTCTACTTTGAAAAAGCAATTCCTTCTTTAAAAGGATGGAAAAAAGAAGATAATCATTTGAAGTTGACAAATTTAAATAGTAATAAACAGTGTATAACTATTTTAAAAGAGTTACTTAACAATCCCCAAATCAATCAGACTCCCTTAATGAATATCAAAATTATAAAAGCAGACTTAGAATCTGCTTATCAAACATTATTAGAAAAGAGTATTTCAAATGAAAATTAA
- a CDS encoding LysR family transcriptional regulator: MNLNSLKYFVDVIKLGNFTAAGKENLVAQASISQQIQQLENHFDCLLIDRSKNPVVPTEKGRVLFEESEKVLKQFTLLEKAMQENVSKKIRIQYSSIMDIQILAEILDEITPIDDFNIEIEKVSLSNIARCLNQKKYDFAVTFDSEFYEEIDIETLVLYQGEYLAGVGTHHPLYKSKSLTMKQVYESELIMLSPEKIGKSYQLMLNRSLNKQLEPQISSFADDVESELLLIQQKKLLGFFPEHYPLNLNNNLINLIPIIDNPHKYKIVLAYKEKNLDKRSRIFLNTVKKFKQDRKNQ; the protein is encoded by the coding sequence GTGAACCTTAATTCTTTAAAATACTTTGTTGATGTCATCAAACTTGGAAATTTTACAGCTGCAGGTAAGGAAAACTTAGTAGCACAGGCAAGTATTTCACAGCAAATACAACAGTTAGAGAATCACTTTGATTGTTTGCTAATTGATCGTTCTAAAAATCCCGTGGTCCCTACAGAGAAAGGAAGGGTGCTATTTGAGGAATCAGAGAAAGTATTGAAACAATTTACATTGCTAGAAAAAGCGATGCAAGAAAATGTTTCAAAAAAAATAAGAATTCAATATTCATCAATTATGGATATTCAGATATTGGCTGAAATATTGGATGAGATAACCCCGATAGATGATTTTAATATTGAAATTGAAAAAGTAAGTTTAAGTAATATTGCAAGGTGTTTGAATCAAAAAAAATATGATTTTGCAGTGACTTTTGATTCCGAATTTTATGAAGAAATTGATATTGAGACACTAGTTCTTTATCAAGGAGAGTATTTAGCTGGTGTTGGAACACATCATCCATTATATAAAAGTAAATCACTAACTATGAAACAAGTCTATGAATCAGAGTTGATAATGTTAAGTCCAGAAAAAATTGGTAAATCATATCAATTAATGCTCAATAGGTCACTAAATAAACAATTAGAACCCCAAATCTCAAGTTTTGCTGATGATGTAGAGAGTGAGTTACTACTAATTCAGCAAAAAAAATTATTAGGTTTTTTCCCTGAACATTACCCACTAAATCTCAATAATAATTTGATAAATCTCATACCAATTATCGATAATCCTCATAAATATAAGATAGTTTTAGCATATAAAGAAAAAAATTTGGATAAAAGAAGTCGCATTTTTTTAAATACAGTAAAGAAATTCAAACAAGATAGGAAAAACCAATGA
- a CDS encoding NmrA family NAD(P)-binding protein: MAKIILTGVDGNLGSVAAAELMKLTEKENLLFCGYNTDVLASYAREGVETQQTDFNNLEGLADKFIGADVLALISMPFVGEKRQRAHKNVVDAAKEAGVKKIIYTSLVNAADVTNPSIEKIDHAFTENYIKKSNLDYIFLRNSQYAEAMITNYFTFVNQGSNLQNNQGEGKMAYISRKDCAKAVAYALLADNLHHKILNINGKQLLTISEFIEIGNEKTGNHVKYQFVSDEENYAIFDSMGVPRTTEGQFKKDSEAPFSSDGMVTFGQAIRENKMSNFTKDFEYLTGDEPISVQFMFEHSEKFQIGQRHSLDK, encoded by the coding sequence ATGGCGAAAATTATACTTACAGGTGTTGATGGTAATCTTGGTTCGGTTGCTGCTGCAGAATTAATGAAACTTACTGAAAAAGAGAATTTGCTTTTTTGTGGATATAATACTGACGTATTGGCATCTTATGCAAGAGAGGGAGTTGAGACTCAACAAACTGATTTTAACAATCTAGAAGGATTAGCAGATAAATTCATTGGCGCTGATGTACTCGCTTTAATATCTATGCCATTTGTTGGCGAAAAAAGGCAAAGGGCTCACAAAAATGTAGTTGATGCAGCAAAAGAAGCTGGGGTAAAGAAAATTATCTATACTTCCTTGGTTAATGCTGCTGATGTAACAAATCCAAGCATTGAAAAGATTGATCATGCCTTCACTGAGAATTATATCAAAAAGAGTAACTTAGATTATATCTTTTTACGTAATTCACAATATGCAGAAGCGATGATTACGAATTACTTTACCTTTGTAAACCAAGGATCGAATTTACAGAATAATCAAGGTGAAGGTAAAATGGCTTATATTTCAAGAAAAGATTGTGCTAAAGCAGTTGCTTATGCCTTATTAGCTGATAATCTGCATCATAAAATTCTGAATATTAATGGCAAACAATTGCTGACTATTTCTGAGTTCATTGAAATTGGTAATGAAAAAACCGGAAATCATGTTAAATATCAATTTGTTTCTGATGAAGAAAACTACGCTATTTTTGATTCGATGGGTGTTCCCCGCACAACAGAAGGACAATTCAAAAAGGATTCTGAAGCTCCGTTTTCTTCAGATGGCATGGTAACATTCGGGCAAGCAATTCGAGAAAATAAAATGTCTAATTTTACTAAAGATTTTGAATATCTAACTGGTGATGAACCAATAAGTGTCCAATTTATGTTTGAACATTCAGAAAAATTTCAAATAGGGCAACGTCATTCGCTGGATAAGTAA
- a CDS encoding FAD-dependent oxidoreductase: MYKTDVVVVGAGAAGIGAALTLVDAGQKVILLEKGNKFGGAGMFGAQGLFAVESRLQKEAGVSYSVKDAYHDLVDYAHYRVDLKTVKKIVEYSASTIDWLQKHGLKTELVNNTQEVHQKNLQTYHQYIDKFTGFSHLIEHLEKEHGILLTETSGEKILLDTDGQVSGVQVLHQGKTEEILCKAVIIADGGFIGDQQLVKEYLEINYENLYSMGERKATGDGLKMLENIGADTKQPHLFENHAASVISKDNLKWHNNSIFSLTNIPLLWINSRGQRFVNEDICYDFALWGNVTYKAGGFYYYLLDEKLVSFLTKNSLDWTDSFERTFKTLAHEPMTYKIGPFNNLKADLNEAIEQKTGWIGNSIADLAEKINVSSTVLENTIKSYNNLVKAGKDSEFYKADQFMKFSLKKEPFYAIKACSTTLGTLGGVQVDDNFNVLDKNGEVMQSVFAVGNTAATNMFADSYPTIEGLSCAFAWNSGRIAGETAVNLVHKN; the protein is encoded by the coding sequence ATGTATAAAACAGATGTGGTTGTTGTAGGAGCTGGCGCTGCAGGAATTGGAGCTGCACTCACTCTGGTAGATGCAGGCCAAAAAGTTATCTTATTAGAAAAAGGTAACAAATTTGGTGGTGCTGGAATGTTTGGGGCACAAGGATTATTTGCAGTTGAAAGTAGGTTACAAAAAGAAGCAGGTGTTAGTTATTCAGTAAAAGACGCATATCATGACTTGGTAGATTATGCTCATTACCGTGTTGATTTAAAAACTGTAAAAAAAATTGTGGAATATTCTGCAAGCACTATTGATTGGTTGCAAAAGCATGGATTGAAAACAGAGTTGGTAAATAATACACAGGAAGTGCATCAAAAAAATCTGCAGACTTATCATCAATATATTGATAAATTTACAGGCTTTTCACATTTAATTGAGCATTTAGAAAAAGAGCATGGCATCTTACTAACTGAGACTTCAGGAGAAAAAATTTTGCTGGATACTGATGGACAGGTTAGTGGTGTGCAAGTTCTCCATCAAGGAAAAACAGAAGAAATTTTGTGTAAAGCAGTTATTATTGCTGATGGCGGTTTTATTGGTGATCAACAACTAGTAAAAGAGTATTTAGAGATTAATTACGAAAATCTGTATAGCATGGGAGAACGTAAGGCAACTGGTGATGGACTAAAAATGTTAGAGAACATTGGCGCGGACACTAAGCAACCTCATCTGTTTGAAAATCATGCTGCTTCAGTTATATCTAAAGATAATTTAAAGTGGCATAATAACTCAATTTTTTCACTGACAAATATTCCATTATTATGGATTAATTCAAGAGGTCAAAGATTTGTTAATGAAGATATTTGTTATGATTTTGCATTATGGGGTAATGTCACTTATAAGGCGGGCGGTTTCTATTATTATTTATTGGATGAGAAACTTGTATCGTTTCTTACCAAGAATAGCTTGGATTGGACAGATTCTTTTGAGAGAACCTTTAAAACCTTAGCACATGAGCCAATGACTTATAAAATTGGTCCCTTTAATAACTTGAAAGCTGATCTCAATGAAGCAATTGAACAAAAAACGGGTTGGATTGGTAATTCAATTGCAGATTTGGCAGAGAAAATTAATGTTTCTAGTACAGTGCTAGAAAATACAATTAAATCTTATAATAATTTAGTAAAAGCAGGTAAAGATTCAGAGTTTTATAAAGCTGATCAGTTTATGAAGTTTTCTTTAAAAAAAGAACCTTTTTATGCAATTAAGGCTTGTTCGACCACTTTGGGAACACTAGGCGGAGTACAGGTAGATGATAATTTTAATGTATTGGATAAAAATGGTGAGGTTATGCAGAGTGTTTTTGCTGTTGGAAATACTGCAGCCACAAATATGTTTGCAGACTCCTATCCCACAATTGAAGGTTTAAGTTGTGCTTTTGCATGGAATTCTGGGAGGATCGCTGGTGAAACAGCAGTTAATCTTGTTCATAAAAATTAA
- a CDS encoding TetR-like C-terminal domain-containing protein, with product MLISFIEQILTTIEENIHMVNALLNKTGNISFQEKLREFLIEQNIMTFKQLTNNKKLTKQTDILTNYTISAVLGVIKFWIGNYNTYEKSDIVAFINDVTLHGVINFIK from the coding sequence ATGTTGATAAGCTTTATTGAACAAATTCTAACAACTATTGAGGAAAACATTCATATGGTAAATGCACTTTTAAATAAAACTGGAAATATTTCTTTTCAAGAAAAATTAAGAGAGTTTTTAATTGAACAAAACATTATGACATTTAAACAGCTAACAAATAACAAGAAATTAACAAAACAAACTGATATATTAACAAACTATACTATCTCAGCTGTTCTAGGAGTAATTAAGTTTTGGATTGGTAACTATAATACCTATGAAAAATCTGATATAGTAGCCTTCATAAACGATGTTACGTTACACGGCGTAATAAATTTTATTAAATAA
- a CDS encoding IS3 family transposase has product MGCRNSKQKIALKVKTINELRRDYPFITLLKVAGLARSTYYYHLACLNRPDKYRQVKQIIRQEFARSHQTYGYRRMRFVLKQHHVKLCLETVRKIMFSMGLKVTLFSKHSGRYNSYHGHVGQVVPNLLKQQFKAHKPYTVLHRGCAISP; this is encoded by the coding sequence ATTGGATGCCGTAATTCGAAACAAAAAATAGCACTAAAAGTTAAAACAATTAACGAATTACGGCGTGATTATCCCTTTATTACGCTCTTAAAAGTTGCGGGACTTGCGCGTTCGACGTATTACTATCATTTAGCTTGTCTAAACCGGCCTGATAAATATCGTCAGGTTAAACAAATTATTCGGCAAGAATTTGCCCGCTCTCATCAAACTTATGGTTATCGTCGCATGAGATTTGTTTTAAAACAGCATCATGTTAAACTTTGTCTAGAAACTGTTCGTAAAATTATGTTTTCTATGGGTCTGAAAGTTACTCTTTTTTCAAAACATTCTGGTCGGTACAACTCATATCATGGTCATGTTGGACAGGTGGTACCTAACTTGCTCAAGCAACAATTCAAGGCCCATAAACCATATACTGTTTTGCATAGGGGCTGTGCCATAAGTCCCTAA